A window of the Miscanthus floridulus cultivar M001 chromosome 14, ASM1932011v1, whole genome shotgun sequence genome harbors these coding sequences:
- the LOC136503427 gene encoding uncharacterized protein has product MDGGSSLNIMYAETLNAMGISRSRIRPTRAPFHDIMPRKQAMPLGQIDLPVMFGDPSNYRSETLTFEVFGFHGTYHAILGCPYYAKIMAVPNCIYQKLKMLGPGGVITIDTSFQRAYECEVECCDHAMAIITSKELVAIRKEVTEETPDHQWSAKSFKPMEGTKEVLIDPSGSKSKVVCIGTTLSSE; this is encoded by the coding sequence atggacggaggcagcagcctcaacatcatgtacgccgagacgCTCAACGCCATGGGCATCAGCCGATCCCGCATCCGACCAACTAGAGCACCTTTCCAtgacatcatgcctagaaagcaagccatgccacttgggcagatcgatctgcctgtcaTGTTTGGGGATCCATCTAATTATAGgtcggagaccctcacctttgaggtgtttgggttccatggaacctaccatgccatcctaggatgtccatacTACGCGAAgatcatggccgtccccaactgcATCTACcaaaagctaaagatgctaggcccaggcggggtcatcaccatcgacacctcatttcagcgtgcctatgagtgcgaggtcgaatgctgcgatcATGCCATGGCAATCATCACCTCCAAGGAGCTTgtggccatcaggaaggaggtcactgAAGAAACACCTGACCACCAGTGGTCAGCCAAGTCTTTCAAGCCAATGGAGGGcactaaggaggtcctcatagaccctagcggctCCAAAAGCAAggtggtgtgcattggcaccacactttcctccgaatag